A genomic window from Serratia liquefaciens includes:
- a CDS encoding RrF2 family transcriptional regulator produces the protein MAYITTSVEYGIHCLLWLVGEDQRALSSRDLAELQGISPSFLAKIFPKLEKAGIVAASEGVRGGYRLARPAEEITFLEIIDAIEGHKPLFDCQEVRGRCAVFDDSPPDWAVSGKCAIHAVMLQAEKAMRDALAVQTLGTVASRFGRKAPEGFFGEVNIWLDERLSERTTRSGKPARVKSQ, from the coding sequence ATGGCTTACATCACTACCAGCGTTGAATACGGCATCCACTGTTTGCTTTGGTTGGTCGGCGAGGATCAGCGTGCGCTAAGCAGTCGCGATCTCGCGGAACTGCAGGGAATTTCACCCAGTTTCCTGGCCAAGATTTTCCCCAAGCTGGAGAAGGCGGGGATCGTCGCCGCCAGCGAAGGCGTGCGCGGTGGGTATCGGCTGGCCCGTCCGGCAGAGGAGATCACCTTCCTGGAAATTATCGATGCCATTGAAGGGCACAAGCCGTTGTTCGATTGCCAGGAAGTCCGCGGTCGCTGCGCAGTGTTTGACGACAGCCCGCCTGACTGGGCCGTATCAGGCAAGTGTGCGATCCATGCGGTGATGCTGCAGGCCGAAAAGGCGATGCGCGATGCGCTGGCGGTACAAACGCTGGGCACCGTCGCCTCTCGATTTGGGCGCAAGGCGCCAGAAGGGTTCTTTGGCGAGGTCAACATCTGGCTTGATGAACGCCTGAGCGAGCGCACCACTCGCAGCGGCAAGCCCGCCCGCGTCAAGTCGCAATAA